ATTAAGATTTAAGACAGCTCTTATTATTTATTGATACCTATGGACCTTAGTGTTTAAGTGAATATAGAGCCACAAGAGAAACTTCATAAGATTCTATGGGATTGATTGCAGTTAGTATTGGTGATATGTTAAATCTGAAACAAGGTTAAAGATGAAAATACTATTTGGGATACAAGGCACAGGGAATGGGCATATTTCCCGCTCCCGAGAGGTATTAAAATACTTATCTAAGCAAGCAGAAGTTGATATTTTAATAAGCGGGCTCCATCATGAAGTAGATTTGGGCTTTGAAATAAAATATCAACGAGATGGGCTTGGGTTTATGTTTGGTAAAAAGGGCGGCATAGATTATTGGAAGTCCATAAGAGCCATAAGTCCTTATAAGCTTATATCCGATATTTATAACCTTCCGATTGATGACTATGATTTAGTAATAAGTGATTTTGAACCCATAACAGCTTGGGCATCAAAGCTCAAAGGAAAAAAGTATGTGTGTATATCCCATCAAGCTGCCCTCTTATCAGATCATGTCCCGCGTCCACCAGATAATAACCGCTTTCAGCAATTTGTAATGGAGTGGTATGCACCTGGCTCGAGTTTAATCGGGCTTCATTTTAAAGAATATGATGATTTCATTTTTACCCCAATCATAAGGGAAGAGGTGCGTAATACTGATGTAATAAACAACGGTCATTATACTG
The sequence above is a segment of the Thermodesulfobacteriota bacterium genome. Coding sequences within it:
- a CDS encoding glycosyltransferase family protein; the encoded protein is MKILFGIQGTGNGHISRSREVLKYLSKQAEVDILISGLHHEVDLGFEIKYQRDGLGFMFGKKGGIDYWKSIRAISPYKLISDIYNLPIDDYDLVISDFEPITAWASKLKGKKYVCISHQAALLSDHVPRPPDNNRFQQFVMEWYAPGSSLIGLHFKEYDDFIFTPIIREEVRNTDVINNGHYTVYLPSYDERYIIEILKKIDVPWEIFSKHYKGEPFKEDNVTVYRVENDKFVESLASCEGLLCNAGFETPAETLYLGKKLMVIPMKRQYEQECNAEALKGLGISVIDEINGNFHNSLADWVNSSFVYQANYKDNIPQIVESILDYQ